The Fusobacterium russii ATCC 25533 sequence CTACTCCCAAAGTACTTATTACAAGAAAAAACAAAACTATGTATAAGATAGTTTTTGTAAGGGATCTTAAAAAACTTGAAAATAGAGGATCTACAGCTCTTCTTTCAGCAATTTTTTTAATGGCATGCAAAATAAAGTTCACAAATTTTGGCCATATAAAAATTAATAATAATATTAGTATCAGTTTCCCTGCTATTGTAGGCAAAGATTTTTCTAATTTTAATAAGGTATCGGCAAGCATTCTCTCAAGCATACTTTTTTCTATTACAATTTTATTTATTTTTTCTCCTAACATTTTAATCTCCTATTTTACTAAATATTAAATCTACAACTCTTATTCCGTCAACTGCGGTACTTGTAATTCCACCGGCATAACCTGCACCTTCTCCCACCGGGTAAATTCCTTTAATCGAAATAGATTCTCCTTTTATATCTCTTAAAAGTCTGACAGGTGCAGATGTCCTTGTTTCTGGACCTATTAAATTTACATTTTTAGATATGAATAAATCATTTTTCTCCCAATGTGAAAATGCAGCTCTAAGATTTCTACTTATATAATCCGGGAAAAATTTATTCATATCATAAGGCATCAATTTCATTTTATAACTACTCTCAATGCTTTCCTTAGTTATATTATTCTTCATAAAGTCAATTATATTTTGGTATGTAGCACCATAAGTTCCAACAATTTCATAATTTTTTCTTTCTAAATTTTCCTGCAATTTCATACCGGAAAAAATTTGTGAACCATAGTCTTTTTCTGATATTCCTACTACAATAGCAGAGTTAGAAAACTTTCCATTTCTTGATGAATAGCTCATACCATTGACAAGAGAGGCAGCTAATTCTGAAGAAGCATTAACTATTTCACCACCGGGACACATGCAGAACGAAAAGACTCCTCTAGTTTCAGCTCTGTTATTATATGCCATATTATAAGTGGCTGCTTCTAAATTAGGATTGGAAAAATTTTTTCCATATTGCATTTTATCAATGTCTTTTCTTAAGTGCTCTATTCTTAATCCTATGGCAAAAGGTTTATTCTCCATGGCTAAACCTCTTTTGTAAAGCATTCTATATGTATCTCTTGCTGAATGCCCGATTGCAAATATTGCATGTTCTATATCATATATATATTCTCTTTTTTCATTTTCAACAACTAATAATGATTTTAATTTATTATTTTCAATTTTGATATCTCTTATTTCAGAATTAAAATAAAATTTTCCACCCATGGCTTTTATTTTTTCTCTTAAATTTTTTACAACAACTCGTAAGACATCAGT is a genomic window containing:
- a CDS encoding NAD(P)/FAD-dependent oxidoreductase, whose protein sequence is MKVNISNIIISIDREQNCEILKELEKNGINRENIKNLKYLKRSIDSRKKNDIKFIYSLEIELKKEINLEKYKKLSLAKPNPELKRRALLNKMEVAVVGAGPAGLFSALRLAEYGYIPIVFERGEEVEKRNKTTADFIKSYKLNPNSNIQFGEGGAGTYSDGKLNTGIRSEYIDKVFNVLVDCGAQEEIRWNYKPHIGTDVLRVVVKNLREKIKAMGGKFYFNSEIRDIKIENNKLKSLLVVENEKREYIYDIEHAIFAIGHSARDTYRMLYKRGLAMENKPFAIGLRIEHLRKDIDKMQYGKNFSNPNLEAATYNMAYNNRAETRGVFSFCMCPGGEIVNASSELAASLVNGMSYSSRNGKFSNSAIVVGISEKDYGSQIFSGMKLQENLERKNYEIVGTYGATYQNIIDFMKNNITKESIESSYKMKLMPYDMNKFFPDYISRNLRAAFSHWEKNDLFISKNVNLIGPETRTSAPVRLLRDIKGESISIKGIYPVGEGAGYAGGITSTAVDGIRVVDLIFSKIGD